Sequence from the Eurosta solidaginis isolate ZX-2024a chromosome X, ASM4086904v1, whole genome shotgun sequence genome:
AACTTCCCAGGGACCAGTAATGTTTAAATAGAGATTCTATTTATTcagttgtaaattttttttgcatttgtttcTACATAAATCAAACGATGGATTGCAGACCCTGGCTTTAACTATTCTACCTGAACACGTTGTGTATGATTTTCGCCTATTTCTAAGGTCACGACGAAGCTTTTTCTTTGACTTTGATTTTGGTTTCGCAAGGCCGTTTAAATTATCACGCTGGTGAGAAGTTTCTTCGTCGTTTGATGAGCAATCCATACTAGTAGCAGATCGTGATAAATTAAAGTCCGGATCCCTTATGGAGTTGTCTGAGTCAAATTCTCCACTATGAGGAAGGACGTCTTCATGTGCCTCATGACTAAGTTTTTTTGGATTATGCAAAcctagttaaaataaaagttaccctcgttaattttaataataaatactttTAATCTCTGGCATAAtctgcataaaatgcttactttCAATAACAGTTAAATTAAACTCGATTCCGTGGATTGATGACATTGTTTCATTTTGTACACATGGAACAAAATTGGAATAATAATTTTGGAATCGCCCATCGCAAGGCCTTTCAGGAATAAAGTTTTCTGGTTCGTTAGCATCTCGGTATTTTTGAATGTTGGTGCTGGCATTTTCGACATGAGATGTTCCACTTGTACCAAGAGTGACTATagtaaaattgaaaacaattttttagtgttttgtttggGTTATAGGTAAATACAACATTGCAATCTAAAgacgaaaatgtttaaaattccgATGGTGCTTacacgtttttatttaaaatattaaaaacgaCACTAGAAATAAGGTTGGTTGTGCGATAATAAAAATGTTTGGGGTTGGGGTTATGTCACTCTTTCATATTTCAAATTACATGCAAATAATTTTGATTTGCAAAATAACAAGGACAaccttatttcatttaattaattttatttacttacctTCGTTGTTTCGACGCTCTGGCAATGACCTAGCCAATTCAACCATTTTTGCTGCTCTGTCGGACATTTTTTTATCACTTTCCACAACAAatattacttttaaataattGCTATATAAGCTGCACAACTCTCTGACACAACTTAACTCAACTTAATGattcgtttaaaaaaatatattattgaaTACCAAAAACCTATGTCTACTTAGGTAcaggtttttttgaaataaaatttgaaataagaacgtaattcaatataatattttcaaaaagtCATGGCTtcctattgaaaaataatttatcttaaTTTGTGCTAGCCAATGGCGGTTATTGTAATTCGGAACAACATCCTAACTcaagatacaaaaaaaatatatttggcgCTATGTTTTGTAATAACGACTTAAATTTATATATGCCGTAATGGAAAAAATAAGTTACATTCTTAAGTTGAAATAGGCTGTTATGCCCCACAAAGGaaataaattatgaaaatgcTTAACTTGAGCTAGGATACTTTGACGGAGAGTTTATGAGTTAGGCTTTTATGCCAAAACAACCAAGCGAAAAAATAACTTAAgctgttaggtttttttttaataacctttttctAAAAAAAGATACAGACATAAAAAGTGGATGACCCATAGAATTGATTACGCTGAACATGCTGGCACTAATAACTAAATTTTGTCCTAACTCGAGTTAGGCGATTATGGTTTGTGACCACAGAGTTATTCGCAGAAAACCCGTCGCTActgttgtcgcttttttcgttgttgcaattaaacaaacgaaaacaaatgaaggtggtgaatagtgttgccagctccgcaacaatatctttttatcttggtagaacattataaggtggtggcacgtcgacataaatgcaaacaaacatacgcATAAGTCCATAACAGGCTTTTTGCAGAAAAGTACCTTTTGTCGCCGAATATAAAAAGTCGCAAATCGACTAAAaacggaaaatttataaaaattcataaaaaaataactaaagctATTTTGCCAAAACTGAAAAATACGGGTTGTTATATTTGTACATAGacaatgtaaaaaaatgttcatgcAAATCTGAGGAGGTGGGGTGTAGACCCTGGTTGATTTCATTTGGACTGACTCGGCTGGATATTCTGGTGACGATATGATATaatgatatgaataaatttctttggGATTAACTGCTATATTTAATTgcggattctgtggcagatagtgaaTATGCGTTAGGGTTTTGCAGTCCTCGCTCGGGGAGAGCGCGTGAATTTGGGTTTGATTTGTAAAAATCAAGAATAGAATGGGCCGAGTCCCGTTAGGTTCTGTGACAGATATcggatctgcgttaggttattggttggcctcgtttcgagtgaacgagagctgggttttggACATCCCTTTCCCTCGACGCAACTCGTCTGTCTTTCTGTTAGGCATTCCTTCCGT
This genomic interval carries:
- the LOC137234157 gene encoding uncharacterized protein — its product is MSDRAAKMVELARSLPERRNNEVTLGTSGTSHVENASTNIQKYRDANEPENFIPERPCDGRFQNYYSNFVPCVQNETMSSIHGIEFNLTVIESLHNPKKLSHEAHEDVLPHSGEFDSDNSIRDPDFNLSRSATSMDCSSNDEETSHQRDNLNGLAKPKSKSKKKLRRDLRNRRKSYTTCSGRIVKARVCNPSFDLCRNKCKKNLQLNK